Genomic DNA from Streptomyces sp. GS7:
GGTTGTCGGGACTCGGCACGCACTGCGCGTGGGCGGTGACCGGGGCCGCGTTCGCCGGGCTGGGCGCCGGGTTCGCCACAGTGATGGTGACCGCCACCGGGACCGTCGTGGGCGACGCGCCACCCGGGTACGCCGGGGTCGTCGGCGGGCTCAAGCAGACCGCGGTGAACGTGGGGCCGGCCTTCGGGATCGCCGTCGCGGCGAGCATGATGTTCCTCAAGTCGGCGGCGGGCGGCCCCGGTTCGGCGTCGGACGGGTCCGCGGCGGCGACCGGTGGCACGCTGCTGGTGCTGGCCGCTGTCGCGGCGCTCGCGCTGCTGCCGGCGGGGCTGCTGCCGGGGCGGCCGGTTCCGGCCGCCGTCGGCGGGTGACACCGCCGTGCCGGCCGGGCCGCGGCCGGCACGGCGCGCCGCCCCGTACCGCGCACACCGTCCCGGACAGATGTCGTCTCAGGCGGTCACCGCCTGGGCGGCGGCCCGCTTCCGGGCGGCTTCCGCCCGGTCCGGAGCGCCGAGCCGGTCCTCCAGGCGGGCCTTGGCCGACCAGTTGTACGGGCAGATCGGGCGGAGTTGGATGCGTTCGCTCAGCAGGGTACGGGCGAGTCCGGGCCGGTCGGCGCGGAGCGCGGCCTCGACCAGGGTGCGCTGCACGGCGTCGCGTTGGGCGTGGCTGCCGCCGAACTCGTGGACCCGGTGCCGGATGGGCAGCAGCAGGTCGGCGGCGCCGGCGTAGTCCCGGCAGCCGTAGGCGATCAGGGCGCGGCAGACGGGCAGGCCGATCTCGGCGGTCATGGCGCGGTTGGCGCCGGCGGGTTCCGCTGCCAGCCAGCTCTCGCGGTCCCGGACGAGGCACCGGGCCCGGTCGATGCGGCCGGCGCCGACGTACGCCATCACCGCGTGGGCGTCGTTGAAGGCGTAGTGGGGACCGTCGGCGCGGCGCTCCCAGGCGTCGGCGAGGGCGGTCCAGCGGGTGCTCTGGTCGTCCTCGGCCAGGTAGAGCCGCCAGAGGAGGGCGGCGGCGTCCAGGAGTTCCATGGCCACGCCCGCCGAGCGGTCGTGGTGCAGGGCGGAGTCGTAGATGCCCAGGACGCGGGCGGTGTCGCCGGACTCCAGGGCGTAGAGGGCGTAGTGCCACCAGTTGTGGACGGTCAGCAGGGTGCCGCTCGACCAGTGGGCGGTACGGGCGTCGAGGAAGCGGATGCCGTCGGCGAACCGGCCGCGCATCTCGTAGGTGTGCACGACGCCGTGGATGGCCCACACGTCGTGCGGATGGCGGTCGAGGGCGGCCCGGCCGACCTGCTCGGCGTGCTCGTAGTGCCCGGTCTCCTCCAGGCCGAAGGCGTACATGCCGAGCAGCGGGGCGCGGTGCGGATCGTCCTCGTCCCAGGCGTCCAGCGCGCCGCCGACCCGGTCGCGCAGGCGCTGGGCATCGCCGGTGAGGAAGTCGTGGTGGTGCCCGGCGAACAGGGCCAGCAGGTCGCGGGGGTGGGCGACGCTGATCTCGCCGAGGACGCGGCCCGCGGTGCGGTAGTCGCCGTCGAGCCAGGCGGTCGCGGCGGCGATGTGCATGCGTTCGCGCGGGGTGAGGCGGTCGGCGTCCAGGCCCGCGCGAAAGCGGCTGAACCGCTGGTGGGCCTCGGCCGCGCCCTTCTCCTCGGTGCCCAGGACGCCGAGGTACGCGGCGAGGGCCTGGCCCATGGGCGCGCGGGGCGCGGCGGCCAGCAGCGCCAGTGTGGTGTCGGTGATCGCGGGGCGGAAGAACAGCAGGTCGTCCAGGGCCTGTTCGTAGTGGCGCAGGGCCTCGGCGCCGGTATCGGTCATGGCGTGTCCGTGCCGGTCCACGGTCATGGTGACTCCTGCGGGGTGCGGGGGGCGCGGGCGAGCGGACCGCGCGATCCCGCCTGGTGGACGGGTGGGGTTCGATGGGGCGGCAGGTGCGGATCCATGGAGGCATAGGTACCCCGCTCCTCGCGTCCACGCCCCGGTTCTCTCGGAAAGGTCCTCATATGCTCCCTCTGGACGGCATCACCGTGGTCTCCGTCGAGCAGGCGGTGGCGGCACCGTTCGCCACCCGCCAGCTCGCCGACCTCGGCGCCCGGGTCATCAAGGTGGAACGCCCCGGCGCCGGCGACTTCGCCCGCTCCTACGACGAGACGGTGCGCGGGATGTCCAGCCACTTCGTCTGGCTGAACCGCAACAAAGAGTCGATCGCGCTCGACATGAAGGACGCCGCGGACGCCGAGGTGCTGCGGCGGCTCGTCGCGCGGGCCGACGTCTTCGTGCAGAACCTCGCGCCGGGGGCGGCGGAGCGGCTGGGGCTGGACGCCGCCACGCTGTGCCAGGGCGATCCGCGGCTGGTGGTGTGCGGCATCTCCGGTTACGGGTCCGGCGGGCCGTACGAGCACAAGAAGGCGTACGACCTGCTGGTGCAGTGCGAGGCCGGGGTGATGTCGCTGACCGGTACGGAGGAGGCCCCGGCCAAGATCGGGATCGCGGTGGCCGACATCGCCGCCGGGATGTACGCCTACAGCGGGATTCTCACGGCCCTCTACGAGCGCGAACGCACCGGGCGGGGCGGCTCCTTCGAGGTGTCGATGCTGGAGGCGCTGGGCGAATGGATGGGGTACCCGCACTACTTCACCCGCTACGGCGGCAGCCAGCCACCCCGCTCGGGCGCCGAGCACGCCGCCATCGCCCCGTACGGGCCGTACCGGGCGGCGGCCGGGGCGCAGGTCTTCCTGAGCATCCAGAACGAGCGGGAGTGGGCGGAGTTCTGCACCCGGGTGCTGGACCTGCCGGAGCTGGCGGCCGATCCGCGGTTCGCCCGGAACTCCGTACGGGTGGCGAACCGGGAGGTCCTGCGGGAGCGGATCGAGGAGCGGTTCGGCACGATGACGGCCGAGGAGGTCGAGCAGCGGCTGGAAGCGGCGCGGATCGCGCACGGTCGGCTGCGCGACGTCGCCGGGTTCGCGGCGCATCCGCAGCTCGCCGCGCGGGACCGCTGGCGGACCGTGGACTCCCCCGTGGGCCCGCTGGACGCGCTGCTGCCGCCGGTCACCGTCGCCGGACGGGAGCCCAGGATGGACAGGGTGCCGGCGCTCGACGAGGACCGGGCGCGCATTCTGGCGGAACTCCACGGGACGGCACGGGAAACGGGAGGGGAACGATGACGCCCCTCTGGTCAGCCGCCGTTCGCCGTACGACCATGTCGGCTGACCACCCTGTCAGTTGACCCCCGGGTCGGCTGACCACGTGTCGGCCCGCCTCGGCTCCTCGCACCTCGCCCCGTCTCGCGCAGCCTCTCGTTCGTTCCTCGCCGTACGCCGTATGACGTGACCTCGAAAGGAACACGACCATGGGCAGACCCCTTCCCGCGCCCGGCCGCCTCGCGCGGCTGCTGCTCGCCGCGCTGCTGCTCGTCCTGCCGCTGACCGCCCTGCCGGCACCGCTCGCGCACGCCGCCGGCGATCCCGGCTCCCCCGCGTCGACGGACGACCGCTACTGGACCGCACACCGCATGGAGGCCGCCGAACCCGTTGCGACGAAGGGGAGTTCCCCCACCCCGAAGGCCGCCGGCACGCCGGTGCCGCCCAGCCATCCCTTCGACGGGCTCCCGCAGGTGGGCACGTTCTTCTGGACGGACGGCCACAACATCGGCCGCTTCTGCGGCGGTACGGTCGTCCGCAGCCCGCACCGCAACCTCGTCGTCACCGCCGGGCACTGCCTGCTCTCCCCCGACCCGAAGAAGTACCTGTCGTTCGTGCCGCAGTACCACGACGGACTCAAGCCGCACGGCATCTACCCCGTCGAGCGGATCTACCTCGACCAGCACCTCTACGACCTGGGGACGGACGGGGGCGCCCGCTGGGACTACGCGGTCGTCCAGGTCGGCCCGCGTGAGGACGGCGCCGAGGTCCAGGAGGTGACCGGCGGCTTCGACCTGCTGCCCTACCCCGGCTACGTCCACCACGACGTACGGCTCATCGGCTACCCGGGCAGCAGCGACGCCACCTACCCCAAGCCGCTGGACTGCTCCTCCGCCACCCACCGCTACACCAGCACCGACCCGGCCGCCCCGGGCGACTTCCTGGAGATCCCCTGCGCCGGCTACATCGGCGGCACCTCCGGCGGGCCCTTCCTCGTACCGGACTTCCGCGGCTACGCCCTGATCGGTGTCATCGGCGGCTACCACACGGGCGGCGACACGCCGGACATCTCCTACAGCGCGTACTTCACCTTCGACACGGCGCTGCTGTACCTGCACGCGGTGCGGGGCGACACGCCGGCCGCACCGCGCCCCAAGCCCACGGCCTGACGCACCGGACCGCCCGGCCCCGGGAACCCCGGAGCGGGGCGGTCCGCTTCCCCTCGTCAAGGGTGCCCCGCCGCCGGGGCGGAGCTGCGCCGGGGGTGACCGGAACTCCTCGGAGCGGGTGACCGGAAACGCATCAGGGTGGCCTGAATTCCCCTGTGCGGGCGGCCAGTTGGGCGGGGACCATCGTTCATCTGTTCGCCTTTTCTTCACCCGGCAGACGCGGCCGAATCCATACGTCGGCTTCTAGGGTTACCGCGCTCCCTCCCCCACTCGTCACTCCTGTCCGGAGGACAGTCATGACCGCAGCCAAGGCACGCAAGCGCACCCGGCGCACCCTGACCGCGCTGGCCGGTGCGATGGCCGTCACCGCCACGTCGGCGGCTCTGTGGGCCACCACCGGCTCCACCGCGTCCGCGCAGACCGCCGGGCTCCCCTCGCCCGACCACGTGGTCGTCGTGGTGATGGAGAACCACGCCTACGGCCAGGTGATCGGCGACTCCAGCGCTCCGTACATCAACAGCCTCAAGGCGGGCGGCGCCGACCTCACCCAGTCGTACGCGCTCACCCACCCCAGCGAGCCGAACTACTACATGCTGTTCTCCGGCGACAACCAGGGCCGCACGGACGACAGTTGCGTCGACGTCGGGTCGATGTCCGCGCCGAACCTCGCCTCCGAGCTGATAGCCGCCGGCCAGAGCTGGGCCAGCTACAACGAGTCGCTGCCGAGCCAGGGTTCGACGACCTGCAGCAGCGGAGACTACGCACAGAAGCACAACCCGTGGTTCGGCTTCTCGAACGTGCCGGCCGACACGGCCATGACGATGGATCAGTTCCCCAGCGACTACAGCACGCTGCCCAAGGTCTCCTTCGTCATCCCGAACCTCTGCAACGACATGCACGACTGCTCGGTGTCCACCGGCGACAGCTGGCTGAAGGACAACCTGAGCGCCTACGCGGACTGGGCCAAGAGCCACAACAGCATCCTCGCGATCACCTTCGACGAGGACAACCGGCTGTCCGGCAACCGCATTCCGACCCTGCTCTACGGCCAGCACGTCGCGCCCGGCAGCACCAGTGACACCCAGTACAACCACTACAACGTGCTCCGTACGCTGGAGGACCTGGCCGGTCTGACCACGCACGCGGGCAACGCCGCCTCGGCATCCGACATCAGCGACATCTGGAACTGAGGCCCGTGTATCTCGCGGACTCCCGCAACGGCACCACGCGCGAGCCCTCCAGCACCGCAGCCGCCGCCCCGGGCAGCATCCGTCCGGGGCGGCGGGCTGCGGTGCCCGGGACGGTCCTGGCACTCGGCGCGGTCAGTCTGATCACCGATGTCTCGGCGGAGATGATCACCGCGGTGCTGCCGCTGTACGTCGTCACCGCACTCGGGCTGTCCCCGCTCGGCTTCGGGCTGCTGGACGGCATCAACAACGGTGTGGGCGCGCTGGTCCGGCTGGCCGGCGGCCACCTCGCGGACGGCGGCGGCCGGCGGCACAAGGTGGTGGCCGGGCTCGGCTACGGCCTGTCGGCGCTGTGCAAGCCGCTGCTGCTGGTCGCCCACGGACTGCCCGTCATCAGCGCCGTCCTGGCCGCCGACCGCACCGGCAAGGGGCTGCGCACCGCGCCCCGGGACGCGATGATCTCGCTGGCCACCCGGCCCGAGCACCGGGGCCGGGCCTTCGGCGTGCACCGCGCCATGGACACCACCGGGGCGCTGCTCGGGCCGCTGGCCGCGTTCGCCGTACTGCGGGCCACCGTCGACGGCTACGACGCGGTGTTCACGGTCAGCGGCTGCGTCGCGGTGCTGGGCGTGCTGGTGCTGGTGCTGTTCGTGCCCGGCCGGGCCGGGGGTGCGGACGCCCGGCCCGCCGCCGCGCGTCCCGCGCTGCGCGACTCGCTGGCCCTGCTGCGCCGTCCCACCCTGCGCCGGCTCACGCTGTGCGCCGCGCTGCTCGGTCTCACCACCGTCAGCGACTCCTTCCTCTACCTCCTCCTCCAGCGCGAACTGGGCGTGCCCGCCCACCTGTTCCCGCTACTGCCGCTCGGCACCGCGGCGGTGTTCCTGCTGCTCGCCGTCCCGCTGGGCGCACTCGCGGACCGGATCGGCCGCCGCCGGCTGTTCCTGGCCGGACACGGCGCGCTGCTGCTGGCCTACGGGCTGGTGCTCTCCCCGCTGGACGGCGCCCCGGCCGTGGTCGCGGTGCTGGTGCTGCACGGCGCGTTCTACGCCGCCACCGACGGGGTACTGGCCGCCGCCACCGCGGGGGCCGTCCCGGCCCGGCACCAGGGTGCCGGGCAGGCGCTGGTGGGCACCGGCCAGGCACTCGCCCGGTTCGTCTGCTCACTGGCGTTCGGCGCGGCCTGGAGCCTGTGGGACGGGCGGGCCGCGCTCGCGGTGACCGCGGCGGGACTGGCCGTCGGCGCCGTCGTCGCGGCCCGCGTGCTGCGGACCGTCGAGGGCACGCCGGAGGAGAACGACGACGACCGACGCATCAGCGACGAGGTGTGAGGATGACCCAAAACTCCCGTCTGGCAGTCCTGTTGGCCGCCGTGCTGCTGCTCGGGGCGGTCGGCGCCGTGGCGGTGCTGCGGGCCGCCGACCGCTCCGGCAGCCGCGACCGTCAGCAGGCCGGCGGCCCGGCCGTACACGCCGGCAGCGTCTCGCTCCGGCCGGGCACGGGCCGCCGGCTGCTGGTCCGCAACCTGGCGTGGGGACCGCACCGCGACGAGATCGCGAGCGTGCCCGCCGACCGTCCGCAGGGCCCGCGCACCGCCTCCGGCGTCAAGTGCCTGCGCTTCCACGCCGCCGCCGGGACCGCCGTCTGCCTACAGGCCGAGCACGGCGCCCTGGAGGACACCTACCGCGCCGTGGTGCTCGACGCGCACCTGCGCGAGCTGCACCGCTTCCCGGCAGCCGGGATCCCCACCCGGGCCCGGGTCTCGCCTTCCGGGCACCGGGTCGCCTGGACGGTCTTCGTCAGCGGCGACTCGTACGCGGGCACCGACTTCTCCACCCGGACCGCCATCGTCGACACCCGCACCTGGGCGATCGACGACAACCTGGAGCGGTACGCCGTCGTCAAGGACGGCCGGCCGTACCACGCCTCGGACATCAACGTCTGGGGTGTCACCTTCGCCGACGACACCCGCTTCTACGCCACTCTGGCCACCGGCGGCCAGACCTATCTCGTACAGGGCGACGCCGCGGCCCGGACGCTGACCACCCTGCACCGCAACGTGGAATGCCCCTCCCTCTCCCCCGACGGCACCCGCATCGCCTACAAGAAGCGCGCCCCCGGCGCCTCCCCGGACGCCCCGTGGCGGCTGTACGTCCTCGACCTGCGCACCATGGCGGAGACCGCCACCGCCGAGCACCGCAACATCGACGACCAGGCACTGTGGGCCGACGGCGCGAACCTGGTCTACGCCCTGCCCGGGGACTACGGCTCGGATCTGTGGACGGTCCCGGCGAACGGGTCAGGGGCGGCCCGCCGGATGATGACGTCGGCGGTGGCACCGGCGTACGTACGCTGACGGGCGGCAGGTGCGCGGTGCCGACGGGGCCGGCTCAGGCGGGCGAGCCGGGCGGCGGCCCCGCGGCCTGACCGGCCGCCAGGTCCCGGGCCAGCGCTACCCGGGAGAGCATCACCGCGCCCCACAGGACCAGTCCGACGCCCAGGCCCTCCAGCAGCAGCCACCACCCCACCCGCACCTGCTCGTCGAAGAGCGTCACCCCCAGCGACAGGCTGACCAGCGCATCGCCGAGGGTGAGGACCGGCTGGGAGGCTGTCAGCGGTCCCGACTGCATGGCGTTCTCCATGAGGAACAGCGCCAGTGCGCCGGCCAGCGCGAAGCCGTAGGTCTGCCAGGACAGGAAGAACGCGGCGGGGCCGGCGGCCTGCCAGACATGGGTGGCGTCCTTCAGCAGGGCGGCGGTCAGTGCGTACGCCACGGCCGTGGCAGCCCCGAAGCCGGCGGCGCGTACGCTGCCGGCGCCGCGGCGCAGGCCGGCACCGACGGTGGCCGCGATCACCGTGGCGCAGACGACCAGGGCGGGCACCCAGCGGCTGAGCGGGGCGTGGTCGCGGCCGACGCTGGGCGCGGCGGCGGCCAGGGCCGTCCCCAGCCCGACGACGAGCAGACCGACGCCGGCCCAGCCGGGCCGGGAGATCCGCCCGCCCAGCAGCAGACGCCCGATCAGCAGCGCCAGCGGCAGCTCCAGCACGAAGATCGGCTGCACCACCGACAGCGCGCCCAGCGACAGCGCCAGCGCCTGGAAACAGGCCGCCGGCAGCACCATCGCCATCCCGGCGAGCCATACCGCGCGGTGCAGCAGATCGGCGATCAGGCCCAGCCGCAGCCGTCCGCAGACCGGTACGCTGCGAGCCGCGCGCCGCTGGAGCACCGTGGAGAGCGCGTTGCAGGCCGCGGCGAGCAGCGCGAACAGCACGGCCGGCCATCTGGCCACGCACCCACCTCCTCGTCCCCGTCGACGCTAACGGCGGCCCGGCCGGGCCGCCCGGCTCCGTCGTGCAAGGGGACGGTCGCTGTCGTTCGTCCGCGTGACCTCCCGGCGCGTCGCTTGGACCGCGGCCGGGCCTCCTCCACCGTGACACCGTGAGCCGCTCTCTTGTCCTCGCCCTCGTGTCCGGTCTGCTGCTCGCCGCGACCGGCTGTGTCGCGCTCGCCCGGCCGCCGGGTCAGGGCGCCGGTTCGCGGCACCGCACGGTGGCGCCGGCGCAGCTCTCCCGGACCCTGCTGACCTGGCTGGAACGGCCGGGTGCCGGTACCGCGCCGAAGCGCCGGTGGGAGCATGCCATGGACGGGTGAGGGCACTTGGGCCCGCACCGCGGAGAGGAGCGGCATGGGGTACGACGCGTTTCATCCCGACCTCGACGGCAGCGGGGCGGACGGCCCGGCCCCGCTGCGGGCCCGGCTGCACCACATCCGGGCGGACGCGCTGGACGGCGACACCGCGCAGACGGACGGGATGCGGCGGTTCGCCGCGATCAGCGGGGGCGCTGTGGGATCGGAGCGGATCTGGATGGGGCAGACGCACGTCGCCCCGGGTACCGCCTCCTCGAACCACCACCACGGGGCCTCGGAGACGGCGATCTACGTCGTCAAGGGGCATCCGGAGTTCGTGTTCGCCGAGGACACCGGCGGAGCCCGGGAGGAGGTCCGGCTGCGGACCGATCCCGGGGACTATGTGTTCGTGCCGCCGTACGTGCCGCACCGGGAGGAGAACCCGAGTCCGGACGAGGAGGCGGTGGTGGTGATCGCCCGGAGCACGCAGGAGGCGATCGTGGTCAACCTGCCGGGGCTGTAACGATTCCGCTGCGCTTTGCCTGCTTCCCACGTTGTCGGCTGTCCCGCCGTAGGGGTTTGTCGCCGTTGCGCGGCTCCGCTGCGCTTTGCCTGCTCCCCACGTTGCCGGGTGCGGCGCCGTTTCGCCTGCGGCGGGCGGGTCCGCTGCGCGGGGCTGTCGGGTGCGGTGGCGGTCCTGCGGGGCAGGGTGTCCGGACTGCTTCGCTTTACGTCCGGACACCCTGCCCCTCCGGCCCGCCCCTCCCGTGAGTGGGTGAGAAAAGGCCGATGGGGTGCGCGTAAGTGGGACCGTGCCGGTTCACGGGTGGAGGGAAACCCTCAGCGGACCACTCGCCCCAGCCCCCACCCACCGTCTTTCTTCTCCCCCCACGGGAGGGGGCGGGCCGGAGGGGGTGGTGTGCAGGACGTAAAGCGCAGCAGTCCTGCACACCACCCCCGGAGGACCACCACCGCACCCGAAAGCCCCGCGCAGCGGACAACACCCCGCGCCGAAGGCGCAAACACGCGAACCCCCACGGCGGGAAAGCCAAAAACGTGGGAAGCCAGCCAAGCGCAGCGAAACGGTCAGGGGGCGCCGTACACCGCCTGCGCCGGCTCCGCGGCGGCGAGCAGCTTCCGGGCGGTTTCGCCCGCCTCGGCCGGGGTCCAGCGGGCGCCCTTGTCGGCGGTGGGGCCGGGCCGCCAGCCCTCCATCACGGTGATCCGACCGGCCTCCGCCTCGAAGACCCGGCCGGTGACATGGGCGCTGTCGGCGGCGGACAGCCAGACCACCAGGGGGGAGACGTTCTCCGGCGCCATGGCGTCGAACTCCCCCTCGGCGGGCGCCGCCATGCTGTCGGCGAAGGTCTGCTCGGTCATGCGGGTACGGGCGGCCGGGGCGATGGCGTTGACCTGGACGCCGTAGCGGCCCAGTTCGGCGGCGGCGACGAGGGTCAGGCCGAGGATGCCGGCCTTGGCCGCGGAGTAGTTGCCCTGGCCGACGCTGCCCAACAGCCCGGCGCCGGAACTGGTGTTGACGATCCGTGCGTCGGGTGTCCGCCCGGCCTTGGCCTCGGCGCGCCAGTGGGCGGCGGCGTGCCGGAGCGGCAGGAAGTGGCCCTTGAGGTGGACGCGCAGCACGGCGTCCCAGTCGTCCTCGTCGAGGTTGACCAGCATCCGGTCGCGCAGGAAACCGGCGTTGTTGACGAGGCTGTCCAGCCGGCCGAAGGAGTCCAGGGCGGCGGCGATCAGCGAGGCGGCGCCCTCGCCGGTGGTGATGTCGCCGGTGTGCGCGACGGCCTCGCCGCCGCGGGCGCGGATCTCCTCGACGACCTGCTGGGCGGGTCCGGCCGAGGCCCCGGCGCCGTCGGCCGCCACCCCGAGGTCGTTGACCACCACTCGGGCCCCCTCGGCGGCGAGGGCGAGGGCGTGGGCGCGGCCCAGGCCGCGGCCGGCGCCGGTGACGGCGGCGACGCGTCCGGTGCAGATTCCGGTCATCTCAGGGCTCCTTGGGGTGGTTGACGGTGGCGGCGTCGAGGAAGGCGGGGCGCTCCCCGCCGCCGTGGACCAGCAGGCTGGCGCCGCTCACGTAGCGGGCGCGGTCGGAGGCGAGGAAGACGCAGGCGTCGCCGATCTCGGCGGGTTCGGCGAGCCGGCCGAGCGGTACGGTCGCGCCGACGGCGGTCAGGCCCGCCGCGTCGCCGTAGTGCAGCGCGGCGAGTTCGGTCCGCACCATGCCCAGGACGACGGTGTTGACCCGCACCGCGGGCGCCCATTCGACGGCCATCGAGCGGGCGAGGTTGTCCAGGCCCGCCTTGGCCGCGCCGTATGCGGCGGTGCCGGGCGAGGGGCGGGTGCCGCTGACGCTGCCGATCATGAGCACCGAACCGCCGTGCGGCTGGCCGCGCATCACCTCGTACGCGGCGAGCGAGGCGGTCAGCGGTGCGGTGAGGTTCAACTCCACGACGCGGGCGTGCCGTTCGGCACCGGTCTCGCCGAGCAGCCGGTAGGGGGTGCCGCCGGCGTTGTTGACCAGGCAGTCCAGCCGGCCGTGCTCGGCCGCGACGCGGGCGAAGAACTCCCGTACGGCAGGCGGGTCGCGCAGGTCGAGGGGGCGGAAGCGGGCGGTCCTGCCGTCCGCGGTGACCGGGGCGTCCGGTGGCCGGCGGGCGCAGACGACGACCTCGGCGCCGGCCTGGAGGAAGGCGCGGGCGATTCCGGCGCCGACGCCCCGGGTGCCGCCGGTGACGACGGCGACCTGTCCGGTCAGATCGAGAGTCAGGCTCAACGGGCACCTCCCGCAGCGTGCGATCCGCTGCTAGCTTCGCTACCTAACAAACGCTTGGTGGAAAGGTAGCTGATCTGCTCATGGGTGTCTCCACCTCCGGTCCGGACCGGGGCATCGCGGTCGTGACCGTGGACTTCCCTCCGGTCAACGCCCTCCCCGTACAGGGCTGGTACGACCTCGCCGACGCCGTACGGGCGGCCGGCCGCGACCCCGACGTCCGCTGCGTCGTGCTGGCCGCCGCGGGCCGCGGCTTCAACGCCGGAGTCGACATCAAGGAGATGCAGCGGGACACCGCGGCGGGCGGCCACACCGCCCTGATCGGCGCCAACCGCGGCTGCGCCGAGGCGTTCGCCGCGGTCTACGAGTGCGAGGTGCCGGTGGTCGCCGCCGTCCAGGGCTTCTGCCTGGGCGGCGGAATCGGGCTGGCCGGCAACGCGGACGCCGTCGTGGCGAGCGAGGACGCGACCTTCGGCCTGCCGGAGCTGGACCGCGGCGCGCTGGGGGCGGCCACCCATCTGGCCCGGCTGGTCCCGCAGCATCTGATGCGGGCGCTGTACTACACCTCGCGCACCGCCACGGCCGCCGAACTGCACGCCCACGGCTCGGTCTGGAAGGTGGTCCCGCGGGACGAACTCCTCGAATCGGCTGTGGAGCTGGCCCGTGAGATCGCCCGCAAGGACGGCTCGCTGATCCGGCT
This window encodes:
- a CDS encoding SDR family oxidoreductase, which encodes MTGICTGRVAAVTGAGRGLGRAHALALAAEGARVVVNDLGVAADGAGASAGPAQQVVEEIRARGGEAVAHTGDITTGEGAASLIAAALDSFGRLDSLVNNAGFLRDRMLVNLDEDDWDAVLRVHLKGHFLPLRHAAAHWRAEAKAGRTPDARIVNTSSGAGLLGSVGQGNYSAAKAGILGLTLVAAAELGRYGVQVNAIAPAARTRMTEQTFADSMAAPAEGEFDAMAPENVSPLVVWLSAADSAHVTGRVFEAEAGRITVMEGWRPGPTADKGARWTPAEAGETARKLLAAAEPAQAVYGAP
- a CDS encoding SDR family oxidoreductase; the protein is MSLTLDLTGQVAVVTGGTRGVGAGIARAFLQAGAEVVVCARRPPDAPVTADGRTARFRPLDLRDPPAVREFFARVAAEHGRLDCLVNNAGGTPYRLLGETGAERHARVVELNLTAPLTASLAAYEVMRGQPHGGSVLMIGSVSGTRPSPGTAAYGAAKAGLDNLARSMAVEWAPAVRVNTVVLGMVRTELAALHYGDAAGLTAVGATVPLGRLAEPAEIGDACVFLASDRARYVSGASLLVHGGGERPAFLDAATVNHPKEP
- a CDS encoding enoyl-CoA hydratase family protein codes for the protein MGVSTSGPDRGIAVVTVDFPPVNALPVQGWYDLADAVRAAGRDPDVRCVVLAAAGRGFNAGVDIKEMQRDTAAGGHTALIGANRGCAEAFAAVYECEVPVVAAVQGFCLGGGIGLAGNADAVVASEDATFGLPELDRGALGAATHLARLVPQHLMRALYYTSRTATAAELHAHGSVWKVVPRDELLESAVELAREIARKDGSLIRLAKAAINGIDPVDVRRSYRFEQGFTFEANLSGVADRVRDTFGRAPEAADSEED